The stretch of DNA CTTGGGAAAATGAATTCAAATTAAATGAGTTGATGTCTAATATTAACGAAATTGTATTTATTGTTGATCTTAGAGATAGTACTCAATATGATAATCCCATTACTTACATTAATGGCGATACCGTTGAAATTTTTGGATATACACACCAAGAATTAAAAGACATCGTTAACTTATGGGTAGATCGTATTCATCCTGAAGATCTTCAATCTGTTATAGAAAAAAGCGAAATACTGCATCAATACAAAAGACAAGTAACTAGAGAATATCGGTTTAAACACAAAAAAGGGCATTATTTATGGATCGAAGATAATATTTCGATAGGGGGAAATGATGATAAATACTCTAAATTGTATGGGAGTGCTCGTGATATTACCAAACGTAAAAAATCAGAAGCGGCTTTATTAGAAAGTAAAGAGCGGTTGCAGTTGGCAACCCAAGCTGCAAAATTGGGAAGTTATGATTGGCGGGTAAAAGAGAATTACATACATTGGGACGATAGAATGTATGAGATCTTCGGCTTAGATAGAAAGCCCGAAATAAAGGATAAGCGGAGTTATGTTATGTCTGTTATGCATCCAGATGATCGAGAACGCATAAACAAGGCTTTTGCAAAAAACTTGGTATCCAGTGATGTCCTTATCAATTTTAAGAATGAGTATAGAATTGTATTAAATGAAAAAAACAGATACATAGAAAGTTATGTGATCTTTTTTAGAGATCGAAAAGGAAGGGTAGATCGTGTAATCGGAACTTGTTTGGATGTAACGGAACGGAAGGAAGCCGAGGCGCTTTTGATTTCTAATGAAGAAAAGGATGTATTGCTTAAAGAGATTCATCATAGAGTAAAAAATAATTTACAAGTTATTACCAGCCTTTTGAGTTTGCAATCCAGTTATTTGGCTAGTAATGAGCAAAGGAAGCTTTTTACAGATAGTCAGTACAGGATTAATTCAATGGCAATGGTACACGAAATGCTTTACCAGTCTGACAATCTCTCTAAAGTGGATTATCAAGATTATTTAAGCGAATTGAGTCAGTTTTTGATTCGTTCTGTAAAAGGAAGCTCCAATAATATCCATTTGATTTTAGATGTGCCTAAAATGAGCTTAGGAATAGATACTGCGATTCCCCTTGGTCTCTTGATTAATGAGGTGTTAACAAATTCACTTAAGTATGGAGTTCAGGGAAATGATAAAGGAACCATTAGCATCAAAATAAGGAGAAAAATCAATGACAAAAGCGAAAAGCCATCGTTTGTCTTAGAAATAGGTGATGATGGAGCAGGCTACCCCGATACCATTAATTTTAGAAATTCAAACTCACTGGGGTTAAAATTAATTCATAACTTAACCCGCCAATTAGAGGGAACCTTAGAGAAAGATAATACTCGAAAAGGAACCAATTACATCATCTGTTTTAACGAAATATAATGTTATACTTTCTGTTTTGTCTACTTTTTGCTGTTACGGCTGCCGCCAATCCCATAGAGCCTATTATTGTTACGGAGCAAACATTACAGATAAATGGAGAACAGCGATTTTTCTTTGCTTTTGAGGCAGGAGATGAGATGCTTATTGATTTATCAATGCTTAAAGGAAAATCAATAAAAGAATTCGAAATCTTAAAATACCCTGAGTCTAGCAAATTTCAAACGTTGCATTTAGAAGAACTTAACGGGAAAAAAATTCGAGTTTTTGATCGAGCTGTCTATGAGTTTAGGCTCAAATCAGGAGGAGCCAAACGATTAAGGTTTAAAATTCAGCGAGTTCCCTATTCTAGTGCTCGAATTAATTTTGATACGCATGTCAAATGGAAAACTGTTACGGATAGTATTCGTCGAAATTATAGTGAAAAAATTAATGTAATTTACGATACAACCTACCTTACCAAATACCGCAAAGTGCTCCAAAAAACTAATCTCAACGTTATTGATGTTGCCAACCAAGAAGAGCGGGTACATTCTAGAACAAATCTAACGAATGACAATGTCAATACCCTAACATTTAATTTGCCTCCATCTAAAAAAGAATTGTTGTTTGAAAAAAAAGTTATTGGCTGGGCTTATTGGATCGGGGTAGGTCAAGAAGGAACAGAAAATTATAATCGAGAATTAAAAAAATTCTTACAAACAGCAGCAACCAAAGTAGTCACTAAAAATTTATTGGCAGGATTGGCATTGGGGATATATGCAGTGACGCTTAATCCTCCTAAGGGGGAAAATATTCATTATGAATTGACGGTTCAGCATAAACAAAAAAATCAACAAGTTGCAAAGGGGAATATAACCTCAACATTTGGTAGAGAATTACAGTTCTTAGAGGGCAAAGTAATTGTAAAATTGGATAATGACAATTTTATCAATGGCTTGAATGTAAAGGTGAAAATATCAGCGGTAGTAGAAGAACAATACTACAGAATGGAAGGTTATCAAGTCCGTCAAATTACACCAATAGAATTAAAAAATATTAAAGGAAGAGTGGTGCTTAGAAAACGAGAGGTGCCTGTTATTAATGCTTGGTAAATAGGAAAAATACAAAGGGTTGGTCAAAGGGTTGGTCAAAGGGTTGGTCAAAGGGTTGGGGCAAACCAATGTGTTTGCCCCAACCCTTTATCCCA from Aureispira anguillae encodes:
- a CDS encoding PAS domain-containing protein; translation: MKEDFLNQNYKDKDTDGAFKRVFDLSPDAMLKIRTADFRLIAANQQACHLYGYTNSEFGASEINDLGLDEMVLQKIIEVSSDYAIGQIIELEGVSKQKNGTLFPVQIRYCKTDEKYALAVIRRLSTSQEIKTVNANFSKVLALKEQQNKKLQLNRDILRLVTQHQPLPDVLDAMAQRLEDLVEGMKVAILLLEGAQLFVGAAPTLPKKFLDALDGIHVGPYSVPCAHAVYFKKQIIIENIETDPTCMNCRDFCLMHDVRACWSTPIISSEGLVLGTFAMCWAEPQKTTTETLDLITMAINLAEIAIEQSYYQESLTAINEEYILQNKELELAKLQLEEDKKIVLDREHKLKEGQRLSKVGSWEFNFKTRELIWSEEQYRIYELTGIASVELYDAYQARIHPEDREIKKTAYRNSINGSKRFNYEHRIVTGDGQTKYILGVGKLETNDSGEPLFLKGTDQDVTELKLAQQAAWENEFKLNELMSNINEIVFIVDLRDSTQYDNPITYINGDTVEIFGYTHQELKDIVNLWVDRIHPEDLQSVIEKSEILHQYKRQVTREYRFKHKKGHYLWIEDNISIGGNDDKYSKLYGSARDITKRKKSEAALLESKERLQLATQAAKLGSYDWRVKENYIHWDDRMYEIFGLDRKPEIKDKRSYVMSVMHPDDRERINKAFAKNLVSSDVLINFKNEYRIVLNEKNRYIESYVIFFRDRKGRVDRVIGTCLDVTERKEAEALLISNEEKDVLLKEIHHRVKNNLQVITSLLSLQSSYLASNEQRKLFTDSQYRINSMAMVHEMLYQSDNLSKVDYQDYLSELSQFLIRSVKGSSNNIHLILDVPKMSLGIDTAIPLGLLINEVLTNSLKYGVQGNDKGTISIKIRRKINDKSEKPSFVLEIGDDGAGYPDTINFRNSNSLGLKLIHNLTRQLEGTLEKDNTRKGTNYIICFNEI